In Clostridium ljungdahlii DSM 13528, the genomic window TTATTTTTAGCATTATATTTCGAAGAACGTGTAAAATTCGTTCTCTTTAATATTAGTAATAACTTTAGCAGCCTATTCTTAAAACTTAAAATTTAATGACTTAGTAAACATTAGAATTTTAAAAGTCAAATAGAGATGAAACGCTGTGTCCACATCGTCCAGATTAATATTCATAACTTTTTCTATAGTCTTAATATGTGATGTCAAAGTATTCCGATGGATTCGCAAATCAGCAGCTGTTGCTGCTATTCTCTTTTCGTTTTTAAGATAGGTATAAAGTACTTTCATATTATTCGTATGTTGATTATTATCATACTCAATTAAAGTAAATATAGATACATGACAAAACTTTATTAATTCGTCTTTACTTTGGCAAATGTCCAATAGGCAGTATAAAACATACTTCTCATAAAAATAAAGGTGATCTTTCTTTGCTGTAATTATTCCATATTCTATTGACTTTACAGATTGACGGTAGTATTCTTGCAAATTGGAAATATTGTAAAAACATCTGCTTACCCCACCGTACATATTGCTTTTTTTAAGGAAGTCTGCAAGTTTTTTTATATCATTCTGCTGAGCAGTCATTTTTGTGCTGCAACTGATAACTGCTACAACGGAATTATCATATATAATACATTTGCTCCCGCTTATAATTTGTTCAAAAATATTACATAAATATTGAACATCGACTTTTTCTATAATGTCAGATTCCGTAAATTGAATGGTCAATACATATAGATTTTCTTTCAGGTTTAAATCAAGACATTTAATTCGATCATTTATAATTTTAGAATTGATTTTTTTTCCATCAAGAATTTGGGTAATAAAGGATTCATACATATATCCATTTGAATTTTGGATAAATCTTCCTTTTTGCATTTCAGAAGAAATGATTTCACATAAAAGTTTGAAAAGTATTATGTCATTTTCGCTAAAAAGTTTTTCATACTCTAACATGGCGATAGAACCAACAATTTTATTATCAGAAACAATCTTAGAAATAAGTCGTGCAACGTCAAAGATTTCTTTTCCAACATAAACCGGGTCAACATTTCTGCTAATAATATCAGATAGCTTCTTAGCTTCAATCATAGATATTGACTCATAGGAAAAGTATCCATTTAAGACTAAGTCATTCCAAAATATATCGTTTACTTCAATACTGCCGCAATAAGAAAGCAGCTTAGAGCTAGAGTCAATAAGAATTATTGGATTACTAAGCAGTTTATAGGCAGTATTAATAATACCCTGCAGACCCTTTCCATGAATAAATGCATTAATTAATTTCTCACGCTTTAATTGGATTTTCTGCTCATTGGCGAAAACACTTTGTATCTTATTAAAGATACAAGCCACTTCAACTTTACTCTGTATCAAAATTAAATTTAGGTTTTCCTCTTTAGAATTCACATCAAAGTGTGTATTTTCAGTTACACAAATGATATTTACTGGTATATTTGAAGGGATACTTTTGGGAAAATCTAAAACTAAGCCAACATATAA contains:
- a CDS encoding PucR family transcriptional regulator, which translates into the protein MAVSLNSIIQELIEFNLEVFISQDNEILVQAVKLLEINQVIFEPQYLYVGLVLDFPKSIPSNIPVNIICVTENTHFDVNSKEENLNLILIQSKVEVACIFNKIQSVFANEQKIQLKREKLINAFIHGKGLQGIINTAYKLLSNPIILIDSSSKLLSYCGSIEVNDIFWNDLVLNGYFSYESISMIEAKKLSDIISRNVDPVYVGKEIFDVARLISKIVSDNKIVGSIAMLEYEKLFSENDIILFKLLCEIISSEMQKGRFIQNSNGYMYESFITQILDGKKINSKIINDRIKCLDLNLKENLYVLTIQFTESDIIEKVDVQYLCNIFEQIISGSKCIIYDNSVVAVISCSTKMTAQQNDIKKLADFLKKSNMYGGVSRCFYNISNLQEYYRQSVKSIEYGIITAKKDHLYFYEKYVLYCLLDICQSKDELIKFCHVSIFTLIEYDNNQHTNNMKVLYTYLKNEKRIAATAADLRIHRNTLTSHIKTIEKVMNINLDDVDTAFHLYLTFKILMFTKSLNFKF